A section of the Pseudovibrio sp. M1P-2-3 genome encodes:
- the xdhB gene encoding xanthine dehydrogenase molybdopterin binding subunit — protein sequence MRHEVTFDSSLSIRGGVHTNRRHDSAEKHVTGRAEYCDDIAEPQGTLHAYLGVSNVTHANIKSMDLSAVLAAPGVVGILGADDIPGVNDISPTGTKDEPIFPTDKVQFHGQPLFAVIAETREAARKAAELAKVEYDVLPHALDPVSAQDAGYPHVAAPLKLERGDIAQGFEDAEHRLSGRMAIGGQDHMYLEGQIAFAVPGEDEDVNITCSTQHPSEAQHMVAHALGVASNAVNVSVRRMGGGFGGKESQMNLFCVVAAIAAKKWNRPVKIRPDRDQDMTATGKRHDFVVDYDLAFDAEGRIQAVDSTFAARCGYAADLSGPVTDRALFHADNAYYYPHVRLASRPMKTNTVSNTAFRGFGGPQGVVAAERMIEEIAYALGKDTLEVRKANFYGGREDGRNLTPYHQEVEDNVMPRLIEEIEASCDYQKRRQEILEFNKTSKILRKGIAITPVKFGISFTATWYNQAGALIHIYNDGSIQLNHGGIEMGQGLNTKIAQIVADTFQVDFEQIKITKATTDKVPNTSATAASSGTDLNGMAALDAARQIKNRLIEFAAEHWNVEADEIIFYANSVQIGKERIPFKELVRKAYFARVHLSAAGFYKTPKIHWDRDAGKGRPFYYYAYGASCSEVTVDTLTGEYTVDRTDILHDVGKSLNPILDKGQVEGAFIQGMGWLTTEELWWDDAGRLRTHAPSTYKIPLASDRPATFNVNLADWSSNKELTIKRSKAVGEPPFMLGISVFEALSMAVASVADYRECPRLDAPATPERVLMAVERLKRKAA from the coding sequence ATGAGACACGAAGTTACATTTGATAGTAGTTTGAGTATTCGCGGCGGTGTTCACACAAATCGTCGTCACGACAGTGCAGAAAAGCACGTCACAGGCCGCGCCGAATACTGCGATGATATTGCCGAGCCGCAAGGCACGCTCCATGCTTACCTTGGTGTGTCCAACGTGACGCACGCAAACATCAAGAGCATGGACCTGTCCGCCGTTCTCGCTGCGCCGGGCGTTGTTGGGATCTTGGGTGCCGATGATATTCCTGGTGTTAACGACATCAGCCCGACCGGCACAAAAGACGAGCCAATCTTTCCGACCGACAAAGTCCAGTTCCATGGTCAGCCTCTGTTTGCGGTGATTGCGGAAACTCGCGAAGCTGCGCGAAAAGCTGCTGAACTGGCGAAGGTTGAGTACGATGTTCTGCCTCACGCATTGGATCCGGTCAGCGCGCAAGATGCAGGGTACCCGCATGTTGCAGCTCCTTTGAAGCTGGAGCGTGGTGACATTGCACAAGGTTTTGAAGATGCTGAGCATCGCTTGAGCGGGCGTATGGCCATTGGCGGTCAGGACCATATGTATCTGGAAGGGCAAATTGCTTTTGCAGTGCCGGGTGAAGACGAAGATGTGAACATTACCTGCTCCACACAGCACCCGAGTGAAGCACAGCATATGGTTGCCCATGCTCTTGGAGTTGCCTCCAACGCGGTTAACGTGAGTGTACGCCGTATGGGTGGTGGTTTTGGCGGTAAAGAAAGCCAGATGAACCTCTTCTGTGTAGTGGCTGCAATAGCTGCGAAGAAGTGGAATCGTCCGGTGAAAATCCGCCCTGATCGCGATCAGGATATGACGGCTACAGGTAAACGTCACGATTTCGTGGTGGATTATGATTTGGCATTTGATGCGGAAGGCCGCATTCAAGCAGTAGACAGCACGTTTGCAGCGCGCTGCGGTTATGCCGCTGACCTGTCTGGTCCTGTGACCGACCGAGCACTCTTCCATGCGGATAACGCCTACTACTACCCGCATGTGCGTCTTGCCAGCCGTCCAATGAAAACCAATACTGTGTCAAACACAGCATTTCGCGGTTTCGGTGGCCCGCAAGGGGTTGTTGCAGCCGAGCGCATGATTGAAGAAATTGCATATGCGCTGGGCAAAGACACTCTTGAGGTGCGCAAGGCCAACTTCTATGGCGGTCGGGAGGATGGACGCAATCTGACGCCTTACCATCAGGAAGTTGAAGACAACGTCATGCCGCGCCTGATTGAAGAGATTGAGGCGTCCTGCGACTATCAAAAGCGTCGTCAGGAGATTTTGGAGTTCAACAAAACCTCCAAAATTCTCCGCAAGGGCATTGCAATCACTCCAGTGAAGTTCGGTATTTCCTTCACCGCGACTTGGTACAATCAGGCGGGTGCCTTGATCCATATCTACAATGATGGATCCATCCAATTGAACCATGGCGGCATTGAGATGGGGCAGGGGCTCAACACCAAAATTGCCCAAATCGTTGCCGACACTTTCCAAGTTGATTTTGAGCAAATCAAAATCACCAAGGCCACAACCGATAAGGTTCCAAATACCTCTGCAACTGCAGCCTCTTCTGGAACTGATCTGAATGGTATGGCGGCTCTGGATGCGGCAAGGCAGATCAAGAACCGGTTGATTGAATTTGCGGCTGAGCATTGGAATGTTGAAGCGGATGAAATTATTTTCTACGCTAACTCTGTGCAAATTGGCAAAGAGCGCATTCCGTTTAAGGAGCTGGTTCGCAAGGCTTATTTTGCACGTGTGCACTTGTCCGCTGCCGGTTTTTATAAAACGCCGAAGATCCACTGGGATCGTGATGCGGGTAAGGGACGGCCATTCTACTACTATGCCTATGGGGCCTCTTGCTCTGAGGTAACAGTGGATACGCTTACCGGTGAGTACACCGTGGACCGTACCGATATTCTGCATGATGTTGGCAAGTCCTTGAACCCGATTTTGGATAAGGGTCAGGTGGAAGGCGCCTTTATTCAAGGTATGGGCTGGCTCACAACAGAGGAACTGTGGTGGGATGATGCGGGGCGGCTACGTACGCACGCGCCATCAACCTATAAAATTCCGCTGGCCTCTGACCGTCCTGCTACATTCAATGTGAACCTTGCTGATTGGTCGTCAAATAAGGAACTTACCATTAAGCGTTCCAAGGCTGTTGGTGAGCCTCCATTCATGCTTGGTATTTCGGTGTTTGAGGCGCTGTCCATGGCTGTTGCCAGTGTTGCGGACTACCGTGAATGCCCACGGCTCGACGCACCTGCCACGCCTGAGCGTGTTTTGATGGCCGTTGAACGCTTGAAGCGTAAGGCGGCGTAA
- the xdhC gene encoding xanthine dehydrogenase accessory protein XdhC, whose product MVSGLLSIKEFFQYNASVVHVSLTRVRGSAPRDTGTQMFVTANGLWGTVGGGQLEHIIISKARRMLEGNVLNDTLDVPLGPEIGQCCGGRVEVSLSQMSGRDKDSILMGMQKEDDALPWVYIMGAGHVGRAIANLMQHMPVHCVIIDTREEELALCSADVEKRLSAIPESDIKSAPAGSAFVVLTHDHALDFLLSAAALETGTASYVGLIGSATKRAKFHQYSKSNCDDLPVDQLVCPIGSQGSKDKRPEVIAAFVVAEVMTKLTVTT is encoded by the coding sequence ATGGTCTCAGGCCTCCTGAGTATCAAGGAGTTTTTCCAGTATAACGCGTCAGTAGTCCATGTATCGTTGACGCGCGTACGCGGATCTGCTCCCCGAGATACGGGAACGCAAATGTTTGTCACCGCCAATGGTTTGTGGGGAACCGTTGGCGGAGGGCAGCTGGAGCATATCATTATCTCAAAAGCCCGCAGGATGCTTGAGGGAAATGTGCTCAATGACACGCTGGATGTGCCCTTGGGGCCGGAAATTGGTCAATGTTGCGGTGGTCGCGTGGAAGTCTCTCTAAGTCAGATGTCCGGGCGGGATAAAGATAGCATCCTTATGGGGATGCAAAAGGAAGATGATGCGCTGCCTTGGGTCTACATCATGGGCGCTGGTCATGTGGGGCGGGCAATTGCCAACTTGATGCAACATATGCCTGTTCACTGTGTCATCATAGATACACGTGAGGAGGAGCTGGCGCTATGTTCAGCAGACGTAGAAAAGCGCCTTAGCGCAATCCCGGAGAGTGATATTAAGAGCGCGCCAGCTGGCAGCGCCTTTGTTGTTCTTACTCATGACCACGCACTGGATTTCCTTTTAAGCGCAGCGGCCTTGGAAACAGGAACAGCTTCCTATGTTGGGCTGATTGGTTCAGCGACAAAACGGGCAAAATTTCATCAATATAGCAAGTCCAACTGTGATGATCTGCCAGTTGACCAACTGGTGTGCCCGATTGGTTCACAAGGGAGTAAGGACAAGCGGCCAGAAGTCATAGCGGCATTTGTAGTTGCAGAAGTTATGACCAAATTGACGGTAACTACGTAG
- a CDS encoding xanthine/uracil/vitamin C permease: MPVGRYNYSLFSRGDFSAFWALFTDNLVNLMVLAGICQFVFQMPAEIVFGRIIPGAAIAIVAGILVYVYLAKRAAQASGRDVTAIPYGISTPVMFVYLFGVIGPIYWSTNDPVLAWQVGIGAGFMGGIVAGLGAIIGPWLKKVTPRAGMLGTLCGIALVFIGSVPLATIFENPFIGFASLIIILWGLVGQFRLPWNIPAGLLALIVGTVVAVMTGQSTVSAEGVGLNLPVPYIGDLVAGIEHLFANPELFLVLIPVQIYNFIETMNNVESAEAAGDHYPVATCQITDGLGTMIGAVFGSPFPTTAYIGHPAYKGMGAHSGYIIGVGIVVPLSAFLGLIAFLNNLIPVAATAPILVFVSVSLIANTAHSVRTEHMAAVAVAMLPHVSSFLVTKWGSLIGALQSAGAENMPNLGDAALTSALLQQGAHYQGHLALSQGAIITGLIWGAIVASIIDGRFRVAAWFTLTGFALAAVGIIHSPSLHWPVFSGPSLGYLISAAFLFIYPIFHKEDESASSAVTANKAPVAAE; encoded by the coding sequence ATGCCTGTTGGGAGGTATAACTACAGCCTGTTTTCACGTGGTGATTTCAGTGCTTTTTGGGCGTTGTTTACAGATAACCTTGTAAACCTCATGGTTCTGGCGGGTATCTGTCAGTTCGTATTTCAGATGCCAGCAGAAATCGTCTTTGGCCGGATTATTCCCGGAGCAGCAATTGCGATTGTGGCTGGTATCCTTGTTTACGTTTATCTGGCAAAGCGGGCAGCGCAGGCATCTGGACGGGATGTGACTGCCATACCCTATGGTATTTCGACGCCAGTAATGTTTGTCTACCTCTTTGGTGTTATCGGCCCGATCTACTGGTCCACCAATGACCCTGTTCTGGCTTGGCAGGTTGGTATTGGTGCCGGCTTTATGGGCGGTATTGTTGCCGGTCTTGGTGCCATCATTGGCCCATGGCTTAAAAAAGTGACGCCGCGCGCCGGTATGCTGGGAACCTTGTGCGGTATCGCACTGGTGTTCATCGGCTCGGTGCCTTTGGCAACAATCTTCGAAAACCCGTTCATTGGATTTGCTTCCCTCATCATCATCCTGTGGGGCTTGGTTGGTCAGTTCCGCCTGCCGTGGAATATCCCCGCAGGTTTGCTGGCTTTGATTGTGGGTACGGTTGTTGCGGTTATGACCGGGCAATCTACTGTGAGCGCAGAGGGTGTTGGCCTCAATCTACCAGTGCCTTATATCGGTGATCTGGTTGCAGGTATCGAGCACCTTTTCGCAAACCCTGAACTGTTTCTGGTTCTGATACCGGTTCAGATCTACAACTTCATCGAAACGATGAACAACGTGGAGAGCGCTGAAGCTGCTGGCGACCATTATCCGGTTGCCACTTGTCAGATAACAGATGGTCTGGGCACCATGATCGGTGCGGTATTTGGATCTCCATTCCCGACAACCGCTTATATCGGCCACCCTGCCTATAAAGGTATGGGCGCTCACTCTGGCTATATTATCGGCGTAGGTATTGTAGTTCCACTCTCCGCATTCCTTGGACTGATTGCGTTTTTGAACAATCTGATCCCGGTCGCGGCGACAGCTCCAATCCTTGTGTTTGTCTCTGTTAGCCTCATTGCCAATACAGCCCATTCTGTTCGCACAGAGCACATGGCAGCTGTTGCCGTTGCGATGCTGCCGCATGTTTCCAGCTTCCTTGTAACAAAGTGGGGCTCTCTCATTGGCGCGCTGCAATCTGCAGGGGCTGAAAATATGCCAAACCTTGGCGATGCGGCGTTGACCAGCGCACTGCTGCAACAGGGCGCCCACTATCAGGGGCACCTCGCGCTTTCTCAGGGGGCGATTATCACCGGCTTGATTTGGGGCGCTATCGTCGCTTCAATTATTGACGGGCGCTTTAGGGTTGCTGCTTGGTTCACCTTAACTGGTTTTGCGCTGGCTGCAGTGGGTATCATCCATTCACCTAGCCTTCACTGGCCTGTGTTTAGCGGCCCAAGTTTGGGTTACCTTATTTCTGCTGCTTTCCTGTTCATCTATCCAATCTTCCATAAGGAAGATGAGAGTGCGAGCAGTGCCGTCACAGCAAATAAAGCTCCGGTAGCTGCAGAGTAA
- a CDS encoding MFS transporter, whose product MKNGKFNGATTASSPLSVPLAAGVIPQDSSLFSGPQLIATLLLSLGVGSHAVNGLISNAVLPSLIRDLGGQERAFWVFSLFQIASILSSTTAGILKSHWGAKYLFIAGAILLALGSIFAGTADNLGQVLLGRTLQGLGEGFIVAMCYAVIPDLFPKELVAKVFALLAGIWAIAAAVAPVSAGLLTQFWSWRAAYIFNLPLTGLLLLMAVFVMPNTKVIGELNGKRKGLIMLPRLFMLAFAVLLITSVGEARSTTQGFILLALGLFTLAATRIWDRNSENSFIPKEAFSFNTPVGLAMWVILIASLSGSARVLFANSIIQSTWGLNVLSASYLVATLAFSWSFMAWLTSKVQSPKHQYSLIVLGKTLNTLGIGMLAAALWMNSLAILTAGLIISGLGYGMSNHFLSKQMMFASSEKERDKASGFIPTMMSSGIAIGGALSSLLALATGMLSNETSELITKEAALEQGPTLFLIMAGIAVISVLFAGKLAVLGRRSA is encoded by the coding sequence ATGAAAAACGGAAAATTCAATGGAGCTACGACCGCGTCCTCCCCCTTAAGTGTTCCCTTAGCTGCAGGGGTTATTCCTCAAGACTCCAGCTTATTTTCAGGGCCCCAATTAATTGCAACCCTTCTTCTAAGCCTTGGTGTTGGGTCTCATGCGGTCAACGGCCTAATTTCGAATGCTGTTTTACCAAGCCTCATTCGTGATTTAGGCGGGCAAGAACGTGCTTTCTGGGTCTTCAGTCTGTTCCAAATCGCCTCAATTCTATCAAGTACAACGGCTGGAATATTAAAATCTCACTGGGGAGCAAAGTATCTATTTATTGCTGGCGCAATCCTACTTGCATTAGGCTCGATTTTCGCGGGAACCGCTGACAATTTGGGGCAAGTTTTGCTAGGTCGAACCCTCCAAGGACTGGGGGAAGGCTTTATCGTGGCCATGTGCTACGCGGTTATTCCTGATTTATTCCCTAAAGAACTCGTCGCCAAAGTCTTTGCACTGTTGGCGGGAATTTGGGCTATTGCCGCTGCCGTTGCGCCCGTGAGTGCGGGTTTGCTCACTCAGTTCTGGAGCTGGAGAGCAGCGTATATCTTTAACCTGCCCTTGACCGGATTGCTGTTGCTCATGGCGGTGTTTGTTATGCCCAATACCAAAGTCATTGGAGAATTGAACGGAAAGCGTAAAGGGTTGATCATGCTTCCCCGCCTCTTCATGCTTGCCTTCGCCGTACTTCTGATCACCAGCGTTGGAGAGGCACGCAGCACGACCCAAGGGTTCATTTTGCTTGCGCTTGGATTGTTTACTCTGGCCGCTACACGGATTTGGGACAGAAACTCTGAAAATTCTTTCATTCCCAAAGAGGCTTTCAGCTTCAACACTCCGGTGGGCCTTGCCATGTGGGTGATCCTTATTGCAAGCCTTTCCGGCTCCGCCCGCGTTCTGTTTGCCAATTCCATTATCCAGTCTACTTGGGGGCTGAATGTCCTGAGCGCCAGCTATCTTGTGGCTACATTGGCTTTCTCATGGTCATTCATGGCGTGGCTCACTTCCAAGGTCCAAAGCCCGAAACACCAGTACTCTCTGATTGTCCTTGGGAAAACTCTAAACACCTTGGGCATTGGTATGCTAGCTGCTGCGCTTTGGATGAACAGCCTCGCAATCCTCACGGCAGGCCTGATTATCTCCGGCTTGGGATACGGAATGAGCAATCACTTCCTGTCAAAACAAATGATGTTTGCAAGCAGTGAGAAAGAGCGCGATAAAGCCTCCGGCTTCATTCCGACCATGATGTCCTCGGGTATTGCAATAGGCGGGGCTCTGTCTTCCCTTCTCGCTCTTGCAACAGGCATGCTCTCCAATGAGACCTCCGAGCTGATTACTAAAGAGGCTGCACTTGAGCAAGGCCCAACGCTTTTCCTAATAATGGCTGGTATCGCAGTTATTTCGGTTCTGTTTGCCGGAAAGCTTGCAGTTTTGGGAAGGCGTTCTGCTTAA
- a CDS encoding PhoX family protein — MNGRKTDLSFDEYDDLTRGEDTTIEFDEVVEQAISRRGFLGGVVAMSTASFLLGTSDLVVRKAAAASNSFDFSPIQAGTTDTITLPEGYSWHSVVSWGDPLFSDASEFDGVTRGSAETQARAVGDNNDGMHLFQIEGKTVFALNNEYTNRTLMWEGGVPANDDAILKGKNAHGVTIAELAQKGGKWSIVKDSPFNRRITPDTPMELTGPARGHDLMKTAADPKGIQSLGTWNNCGNGKTPWGTYLACEENFNGYFSASEEGFVPSEDMRRYGISAKDWGYGWAKIDERFDVIKHPNEPNRAGYVVEIDPSVPHSTPKKLSALGRFKHENAELVVASSGHVVVYLGDDERGEFVYRFVSDGKYDPSGDNSELLEKGQLYVAKFNDDLSGQWLALTPEATGMSSDAEICIRTRQAASSVGATTMDRPEWVAAHPERAEVYCALTNNKNRGILTNAGGDETPVGGPNPRQANMYGQIVRWMPDGDDHTAEGFKWNLFVLAGNPTVHIDSGAGSENITADNIFNSPDGLSFDSRGFLWIQTDGSYSNIGDFAGMGNNQMLVGDTKTGDISRFLVGPVGCEVTGATWSADKKTMFVGIQHPGEKGGSHFPEGGESLPRSTVIAITRDDGGVMG; from the coding sequence ATGAATGGTAGAAAAACAGACCTTTCTTTTGATGAATATGACGATCTTACTCGCGGTGAAGATACGACAATAGAATTTGATGAGGTCGTGGAACAGGCTATTTCACGTCGTGGCTTTCTGGGTGGTGTTGTAGCCATGAGTACGGCCAGTTTCCTACTTGGAACCAGTGATCTGGTGGTCCGAAAAGCCGCTGCTGCTTCAAACAGTTTTGATTTTTCACCAATTCAAGCTGGTACAACCGATACAATTACTCTCCCTGAGGGGTATAGCTGGCATTCTGTTGTATCTTGGGGTGATCCTCTGTTTTCCGATGCGTCCGAGTTTGACGGGGTGACCCGTGGTAGCGCCGAGACACAAGCCCGCGCTGTGGGGGACAACAATGATGGCATGCATCTCTTCCAGATTGAAGGAAAGACAGTCTTCGCCTTAAATAATGAGTATACCAACCGCACTCTTATGTGGGAGGGGGGCGTGCCCGCCAATGATGACGCCATTTTGAAGGGTAAGAATGCCCATGGGGTCACTATCGCGGAGCTGGCGCAAAAGGGTGGCAAATGGTCCATCGTGAAGGATTCCCCGTTCAACCGCCGTATTACACCAGATACACCGATGGAACTGACTGGGCCGGCCCGTGGCCATGACTTGATGAAAACTGCAGCTGACCCAAAAGGTATTCAAAGTCTTGGGACTTGGAATAACTGCGGAAATGGCAAAACTCCTTGGGGCACGTATCTTGCCTGTGAGGAGAATTTCAATGGCTACTTCTCCGCTTCTGAAGAAGGTTTCGTGCCAAGCGAAGATATGAGACGCTATGGTATTTCTGCGAAAGACTGGGGTTACGGCTGGGCGAAAATTGATGAGCGCTTTGATGTTATAAAGCACCCCAATGAGCCAAACCGGGCTGGCTATGTTGTTGAAATAGACCCATCTGTCCCGCACAGCACCCCGAAAAAGCTTTCAGCTTTGGGTCGTTTCAAGCACGAAAATGCCGAGCTTGTTGTGGCAAGTAGTGGCCACGTTGTTGTTTACCTTGGAGATGATGAGCGCGGTGAGTTCGTTTATCGTTTTGTCTCCGATGGCAAGTATGATCCATCCGGTGACAATTCGGAACTGCTGGAAAAGGGCCAGCTTTATGTGGCCAAGTTCAACGATGACCTTTCAGGTCAATGGCTGGCACTGACGCCGGAAGCGACGGGGATGTCGTCTGATGCGGAAATCTGTATCCGCACCCGTCAGGCTGCTTCAAGCGTTGGCGCAACAACTATGGATCGCCCCGAGTGGGTTGCTGCACATCCCGAACGGGCTGAGGTTTACTGCGCCCTCACCAACAATAAAAATCGGGGTATCCTGACAAATGCGGGTGGGGATGAAACGCCCGTTGGTGGTCCCAATCCGCGCCAAGCCAACATGTACGGCCAGATCGTGCGTTGGATGCCTGATGGCGATGATCACACAGCCGAGGGCTTCAAATGGAACCTGTTTGTGTTGGCGGGCAACCCAACTGTTCATATTGATAGCGGGGCGGGGTCTGAGAACATCACAGCCGACAATATTTTCAACTCTCCAGATGGCCTCAGCTTTGATAGTCGTGGCTTCCTCTGGATACAGACTGATGGCAGTTACTCCAATATTGGGGACTTTGCGGGGATGGGGAATAACCAAATGCTTGTGGGGGATACCAAAACCGGAGATATTTCCCGCTTCCTCGTTGGGCCCGTGGGCTGCGAGGTGACTGGTGCCACTTGGTCTGCTGACAAGAAGACCATGTTCGTAGGCATTCAGCACCCCGGTGAAAAAGGCGGTAGTCATTTCCCAGAGGGCGGCGAAAGCCTGCCACGCTCAACTGTCATCGCCATAACCCGCGATGATGGCGGTGTGATGGGGTGA
- a CDS encoding GNAT family N-acetyltransferase, whose translation MNVEIRPFHQSDLEDLLDIWETASKYAHPFLSDDFLKKERENIPNLYLPNADTWVATVEDKVIGFIALLGNEIGALFVDPAHHGQGHGTALCNKAKTLHEELFVSVFKENRSGRRFYDRYGFKFVKECIFEQTGDMLLKLHIQSA comes from the coding sequence ATGAACGTAGAAATTCGTCCTTTTCATCAATCAGATTTGGAGGACCTTCTTGATATCTGGGAGACAGCCTCAAAGTATGCACACCCATTTTTGAGTGATGATTTTTTAAAGAAAGAGCGAGAGAATATACCCAATCTATACCTCCCCAATGCCGATACATGGGTTGCGACAGTAGAGGATAAAGTGATTGGATTTATTGCTCTTTTAGGCAATGAAATCGGTGCTCTTTTTGTCGACCCTGCCCACCATGGCCAAGGTCATGGCACTGCCTTATGTAACAAGGCCAAAACACTTCATGAAGAACTGTTCGTCAGTGTCTTTAAGGAAAACCGGAGTGGCCGAAGGTTTTATGATCGCTACGGCTTCAAGTTTGTCAAAGAGTGCATTTTTGAACAAACCGGAGACATGCTGCTAAAGCTGCACATACAATCTGCTTAG
- a CDS encoding helix-turn-helix domain-containing protein → MIIWRHVPQNPTVAGLVDTYWFLEKEKTESVTPYPRLNPDPAAHLLLTPDNQNYHYQRDDCTLEGEGSHWLFPHSCTYRMDHRQPLKILGVKFHIGALYLFPFRTAQPQINHVLDLELSSSFSSLGHCTNDLLKTAQSQPESCLRALDDIMLPILKTMVRDRHYTLTVGALPLLRTSPLSNLEKELDCSRRTLERSFRKVTGFTLKQHQSMLRLEALLEHLYLMADKEIDWADVAYAFDFSDQPHLIRYLKKQIGNTPTDYAKLRDLTIDIYGGVEI, encoded by the coding sequence ATGATAATCTGGAGACATGTGCCTCAAAATCCCACGGTCGCAGGGCTTGTGGACACCTATTGGTTTTTGGAGAAAGAAAAAACAGAGTCTGTAACACCCTACCCCCGCCTCAATCCAGATCCCGCTGCACACCTACTGCTCACACCAGATAATCAAAACTATCACTACCAGCGGGACGATTGCACACTGGAGGGGGAAGGTAGTCATTGGCTGTTTCCCCATAGCTGCACCTACAGGATGGACCATCGGCAACCCCTTAAAATTTTGGGCGTAAAATTCCACATAGGTGCGTTGTATCTGTTTCCCTTTCGCACCGCTCAGCCGCAAATAAATCATGTGCTGGATCTGGAGCTTTCAAGCAGCTTTAGCAGTTTAGGGCACTGCACCAACGACCTTCTCAAAACAGCACAGTCTCAACCAGAAAGTTGTCTTCGGGCTTTAGACGATATTATGCTGCCCATCCTAAAGACCATGGTGAGAGACAGGCACTACACACTCACTGTTGGTGCCTTGCCCCTATTGCGGACCTCTCCCCTTTCCAATCTAGAAAAAGAGTTGGACTGTTCGCGACGAACATTGGAACGCAGTTTTCGAAAGGTCACCGGCTTTACCTTGAAGCAGCACCAATCCATGCTGCGGTTGGAAGCTCTTCTTGAACACCTTTATCTCATGGCAGACAAAGAGATAGACTGGGCAGATGTGGCTTATGCCTTTGACTTTAGCGATCAACCCCACCTGATCCGGTATCTCAAAAAACAGATTGGCAACACACCAACTGACTATGCCAAGCTTCGCGATCTCACGATTGATATTTATGGCGGCGTTGAAATTTGA
- a CDS encoding BadF/BadG/BcrA/BcrD ATPase family protein produces MEFLLGIDGGGTSCRALLSSLGGQEIARGQAGSANVNTDQTGTCHSIQQAIKNAFDTSGWPYDLSCIKSACIGLAGVNVLGEQEKAGFLDRLGIDAVRLTTDTHIALEGAHEGRDGIIAILGTGSALLKREGDVFTSLGGWGFQLGDQAGGAFMGREALRRTLLAHDGILEESSFTRSLLAHFSFKPENIVEFSGAAKPQDYAAFMPLLLEHWTQNDPVATLILEESAAYIKDAFKRLNENRSLPIALLGGISSPFYGILEKALSPCLQRPKGDALQGAVLLARQREHS; encoded by the coding sequence ATGGAATTTCTGCTCGGTATTGATGGCGGCGGCACTTCTTGCCGGGCTCTTCTATCCTCTCTTGGTGGGCAGGAGATTGCACGGGGGCAAGCTGGCAGCGCCAACGTTAATACGGACCAGACAGGGACATGCCACTCCATACAGCAGGCCATAAAAAACGCCTTTGACACGTCAGGGTGGCCCTACGATTTGTCCTGCATAAAAAGCGCATGTATCGGACTTGCCGGTGTGAATGTACTGGGGGAACAGGAAAAGGCTGGATTTCTGGACAGGCTTGGAATTGATGCTGTACGGCTGACCACAGACACACATATTGCATTAGAAGGTGCGCATGAAGGGCGAGACGGTATTATTGCCATTCTTGGAACGGGGTCGGCCCTCCTAAAACGGGAGGGCGATGTGTTTACCTCCCTTGGTGGCTGGGGCTTCCAACTGGGAGATCAGGCTGGTGGCGCCTTTATGGGACGCGAAGCACTCCGGCGCACGCTTCTTGCCCATGACGGCATACTTGAGGAGAGCAGCTTTACCCGAAGTCTGCTTGCACATTTTTCATTCAAACCCGAGAATATTGTCGAGTTTTCAGGAGCAGCCAAGCCTCAGGACTATGCGGCCTTCATGCCGCTTCTTCTGGAGCACTGGACGCAGAATGATCCGGTGGCAACACTCATTTTGGAAGAAAGTGCCGCTTATATCAAAGACGCGTTCAAGCGACTGAATGAAAATCGAAGCCTGCCTATTGCCCTTCTGGGCGGCATCTCCAGCCCGTTCTATGGCATTTTAGAAAAAGCCCTTTCTCCTTGCCTGCAAAGGCCCAAGGGCGATGCCTTGCAGGGCGCGGTTTTATTGGCTAGGCAGCGGGAGCACTCGTAG
- the arsC gene encoding arsenate reductase (glutaredoxin) (This arsenate reductase requires both glutathione and glutaredoxin to convert arsenate to arsenite, after which the efflux transporter formed by ArsA and ArsB can extrude the arsenite from the cell, providing resistance.) has protein sequence MSITIYHNPKCGTSRNTLRMIRESGSEPQVIEYLKTPPTRETLVKLIADMGVGVRPILRKRGTPYDEFELDSDRFSDDELIDFIIEHPILMNRPIVVSPKGTKLCRPCEEAFPLLENEEFVTFTKEDGTIVHR, from the coding sequence ATGAGTATAACCATCTATCACAATCCCAAATGCGGCACCTCCCGCAACACCTTGCGTATGATCCGCGAAAGCGGCAGCGAACCGCAGGTAATCGAATACTTGAAAACTCCTCCAACTCGCGAAACACTGGTAAAGCTCATCGCTGACATGGGTGTTGGCGTCCGTCCAATTTTGCGCAAGCGTGGCACGCCCTATGACGAGTTTGAACTGGACAGTGACCGGTTCAGTGATGATGAACTGATAGATTTCATCATTGAGCATCCAATTTTGATGAACCGCCCCATCGTGGTGTCTCCTAAAGGCACCAAGTTGTGCCGTCCCTGTGAGGAAGCATTTCCGTTATTGGAAAATGAAGAATTCGTTACATTTACAAAAGAAGATGGAACGATTGTTCACCGCTAG